A window of Xylophilus sp. GW821-FHT01B05 contains these coding sequences:
- a CDS encoding threonine/serine dehydratase produces the protein MPALQNTPAPAPVRTRPAESIQHEMLGLMRVPSFADVELAAAAIAPHVRRTPLLRSPRLDAIAGAPVWLKAESLQVTGSFKARGAFNALLALSPEERARGVVAYSTGNHGQAVAWAAKQLGVAATIVMPVDAPKNKVQRAASQGARVVQYDRTRESRETIGMRLLAETGGTLVPPGDHPAVLAAQGTVALEALRDLPQEAFNNLGTFAAPCGGGGLIAGCGLVIDALRPGTRLVAAEPAGFDDTVRSLHSGQRETNAAGATTLCDALQAVTPAELPFEINRRFLSQAVAVTDDEVAAALRFALEELHLVVEPGGAVALAALLAGHLRLDGRDAVLVLSGGNIDLPLLGQIIQGDAR, from the coding sequence ATGCCTGCCCTCCAGAACACCCCGGCCCCCGCCCCTGTCCGCACCCGGCCCGCGGAATCCATCCAGCATGAAATGCTGGGCCTGATGCGGGTCCCGAGCTTTGCGGACGTGGAGCTCGCCGCTGCCGCCATCGCGCCGCATGTGCGCCGCACGCCGCTGCTGCGCTCGCCCCGGCTCGACGCCATCGCCGGCGCGCCGGTCTGGCTCAAGGCCGAGAGCCTGCAGGTCACCGGCTCGTTCAAGGCGCGTGGCGCCTTCAATGCGCTGCTGGCCTTGTCGCCTGAAGAGCGCGCGCGCGGCGTCGTGGCCTATTCCACCGGCAACCACGGCCAGGCCGTGGCCTGGGCCGCCAAGCAACTGGGCGTGGCGGCGACCATCGTCATGCCGGTTGATGCGCCCAAGAACAAGGTGCAGCGCGCGGCCAGCCAGGGCGCGCGCGTGGTGCAGTACGACCGCACCCGCGAGAGCCGCGAAACCATTGGCATGCGCCTGCTGGCCGAGACCGGCGGCACGCTGGTGCCCCCGGGCGACCACCCGGCCGTGTTGGCGGCGCAGGGCACGGTGGCCCTGGAGGCGCTGCGCGATCTGCCGCAAGAGGCCTTCAACAACCTGGGCACCTTTGCTGCGCCCTGCGGTGGTGGCGGCCTGATCGCCGGCTGCGGCCTGGTGATCGATGCGCTGCGGCCCGGCACGCGCCTGGTGGCGGCAGAGCCGGCCGGCTTTGACGACACGGTGCGCTCGCTGCACAGCGGGCAGCGCGAGACCAATGCTGCTGGCGCCACCACTCTGTGCGACGCGCTGCAAGCCGTCACGCCGGCCGAGCTGCCGTTCGAGATCAACCGGCGCTTCCTGAGCCAGGCCGTGGCCGTCACCGACGACGAAGTGGCCGCCGCGCTGCGCTTTGCGCTGGAAGAGCTGCACCTGGTGGTCGAGCCCGGCGGCGCCGTGGCCCTGGCCGCGCTGCTGGCCGGCCACCTGCGCCTGGACGGGCGCGATGCGGTGCTGGTGCTCTCGGGCGGCAACATCGATCTGCCACTGCTCGGCCAGATCATCCAGGGCGACGCACGCTGA
- a CDS encoding LysR family transcriptional regulator encodes MIRYLNTLAAVARYGTFAAAGDRVGLTQSAVSIQMRRLEEALGIELFDRSGRSAVLNEAGRRALVHAEQIVLLFGQMSQGVADAELTGTLRAGAITTELLGDVVGAMAAFRKQFPNVEVHLTPGASVDLIAMVEKQLLDCALIVKPAYPLEGPLHWRPLRQEPFVLITAQGEKSSDVPWLLANRPFIRYERHSHGGSLVERFLKRKKYALKEAMETDSVEAIGLLVARGIGIAITPRTPALKVLGLKLRQIELGADTFYREIGLVERADNPRAHLNGDFWRALTEKTAGVP; translated from the coding sequence ATGATCCGCTACCTCAACACGCTGGCCGCCGTGGCCCGCTACGGCACCTTTGCTGCGGCCGGCGACCGCGTGGGCCTGACGCAGTCAGCCGTCAGCATCCAGATGCGCCGGCTGGAAGAGGCGCTGGGCATAGAGCTGTTTGACCGCAGCGGGCGCAGCGCCGTGCTGAACGAGGCCGGGCGCCGCGCGCTGGTGCATGCCGAGCAGATCGTGCTGCTGTTCGGCCAGATGTCCCAGGGCGTGGCCGACGCCGAGCTGACCGGCACCCTGCGCGCGGGCGCCATCACCACCGAGCTGCTGGGCGATGTGGTCGGCGCCATGGCCGCCTTCCGCAAGCAGTTCCCCAACGTGGAGGTGCACCTGACGCCGGGCGCATCGGTGGACCTGATCGCCATGGTGGAAAAGCAGTTGCTCGACTGCGCGTTGATCGTCAAGCCGGCCTACCCGCTCGAAGGCCCGCTGCACTGGCGGCCCCTGCGGCAAGAGCCCTTTGTGCTGATCACGGCACAGGGCGAGAAATCCAGCGACGTGCCCTGGCTGCTGGCCAACCGCCCCTTCATCCGCTACGAGCGCCACTCACACGGCGGCAGCCTGGTCGAGCGCTTCTTGAAGCGCAAGAAATACGCGCTGAAAGAAGCCATGGAAACCGACTCGGTCGAGGCCATAGGCCTGCTGGTGGCGCGCGGCATAGGCATTGCCATCACCCCCCGCACGCCGGCGCTGAAGGTGCTGGGGCTCAAGCTGCGCCAGATTGAGCTGGGCGCGGACACCTTCTACCGCGAGATCGGCCTAGTGGAGCGCGCGGACAATCCGCGTGCGCATTTGAATGGGGATTTTTGGCGGGCGTTGACGGAGAAGACGGCGGGCGTGCCCTAG
- a CDS encoding tripartite tricarboxylate transporter substrate binding protein, with protein sequence MPIHSSHGNPLRRSVLRAAVLALGLSSTLAMAQAGWPSRPISLVVPFPSGGTTDVLARALADALTKSIGQPVIVESKPGAGATLGADYVAKAKPDGYTLLMGAVHHTIATSVYKKLPYDFQKDLAPITTVAMVPNVLVVNAALTPARNVKELLAFAKDSPKELAYGSNGNGTAQHLIGTQFQASTGVQLLHVPYKGSGPLTVDLLGGQVAMSFDTITPVLQHIKSGKLRALAVTTAKRSSVLPDVPTLEEAGLKGFDIGTWFGVLAPAATPPDVVARLNAEMVKIIHSPDFAQRMQAIGAEPLGNTQAQMAQQIAEETAKFAALVRDGKVVID encoded by the coding sequence ATGCCCATCCATTCATCCCATGGAAACCCCTTGCGCCGCAGTGTGCTGCGCGCCGCCGTGCTGGCGCTGGGGCTTTCTTCCACGCTGGCCATGGCGCAGGCCGGCTGGCCGAGCCGGCCGATCAGCCTGGTCGTGCCCTTCCCATCGGGCGGCACCACCGACGTGCTGGCCCGTGCGCTGGCCGACGCGCTGACCAAGAGCATCGGCCAGCCGGTCATCGTCGAGAGCAAGCCCGGCGCCGGCGCCACGCTGGGCGCCGACTATGTCGCCAAGGCCAAGCCAGACGGCTACACGCTGCTGATGGGCGCGGTGCACCACACGATAGCCACCAGCGTCTACAAGAAGCTGCCCTACGACTTCCAGAAAGACCTGGCGCCCATCACCACGGTGGCCATGGTGCCCAACGTGCTGGTCGTCAACGCTGCGCTCACGCCGGCGCGCAATGTGAAGGAGCTGCTGGCCTTTGCCAAGGATTCACCGAAGGAGCTGGCCTATGGCTCCAACGGCAACGGCACGGCGCAGCACCTGATTGGCACGCAGTTCCAGGCCAGCACCGGCGTGCAACTGCTGCACGTGCCCTACAAGGGCAGCGGCCCGCTCACGGTCGATTTGCTGGGCGGCCAGGTGGCGATGTCCTTCGACACCATCACGCCGGTGCTGCAGCACATCAAGAGCGGCAAGCTGCGCGCGCTGGCGGTCACCACCGCCAAGCGTTCTTCGGTGCTGCCGGATGTGCCCACGCTGGAAGAAGCGGGGCTCAAGGGCTTTGACATCGGCACCTGGTTTGGCGTGCTGGCGCCGGCCGCCACGCCGCCCGACGTTGTGGCGCGGCTGAACGCCGAGATGGTGAAGATCATCCATTCGCCCGACTTTGCGCAGCGCATGCAGGCCATAGGTGCCGAGCCGCTGGGCAATACGCAGGCGCAGATGGCGCAGCAGATTGCGGAGGAGACCGCCAAGTTCGCCGCGCTGGTGCGGGATGGCAAGGTGGTGATCGACTAG
- a CDS encoding tartrate dehydrogenase, whose translation MKTYRIATIPGDGIGKEVVPAGRQVLEALAAADGRLRFEFEDFGWGGDWFRAHGEMMPADGLDALRNKDAILFGSAGDPHIPDHITLWGLRLKICQGFDQYANVRPTRILPGIDGPLKRCGPQDLDWVIVRENSEGEYAGVGGRVHQGHPIEAATDVSMMTRAGVERIMRFAFKLAQSRPRKLLTVITKSNAQRHAMVMWDEIAVQISKEFPDVAWDKELVDAATARLVNRPATLDTIVATNLHADILSDLAAALAGSLGIAPTGNIDPERRYPSMFEPIHGSAFDIMGKGLANPVGTFWSVVMMLEHLGEPAAAQRLMQAVEQVTANPALHTRDLGGSATTEQVTRAVCAHLAALPQRMAA comes from the coding sequence ATGAAGACCTACCGCATAGCGACCATCCCGGGCGACGGCATTGGCAAGGAGGTGGTGCCCGCCGGCCGCCAGGTGCTGGAGGCGCTGGCGGCGGCCGATGGCCGGCTGCGCTTCGAGTTCGAGGACTTCGGCTGGGGCGGCGACTGGTTCCGCGCGCATGGCGAGATGATGCCGGCCGACGGCCTGGATGCGCTGCGCAACAAGGACGCGATCCTGTTCGGCTCCGCCGGCGACCCGCACATCCCCGACCACATCACGCTGTGGGGCCTGCGCCTGAAGATCTGCCAGGGCTTTGACCAGTACGCCAACGTGCGGCCCACGCGCATCCTGCCCGGCATCGACGGCCCGCTCAAGCGCTGCGGCCCGCAGGACCTGGACTGGGTCATCGTGCGCGAGAACTCCGAGGGCGAGTACGCCGGCGTGGGCGGCCGCGTGCACCAGGGCCACCCGATCGAGGCCGCGACCGACGTCAGCATGATGACCCGCGCCGGCGTGGAACGCATCATGCGTTTCGCCTTCAAGCTGGCGCAGTCGCGGCCGCGCAAGCTGCTGACCGTGATCACCAAGAGCAACGCCCAGCGCCATGCCATGGTGATGTGGGACGAGATCGCCGTGCAGATCAGCAAAGAGTTCCCGGATGTGGCCTGGGACAAGGAACTGGTCGACGCCGCCACCGCGCGCTTGGTCAACCGCCCGGCCACGCTCGACACCATAGTTGCCACCAACCTGCACGCTGACATCCTGAGCGACCTGGCCGCCGCGCTGGCTGGCAGCCTGGGCATTGCGCCCACCGGCAACATCGACCCCGAGCGCCGCTACCCCAGCATGTTCGAGCCCATCCACGGCTCGGCCTTCGACATCATGGGCAAGGGCCTGGCGAACCCGGTCGGCACCTTCTGGTCGGTGGTGATGATGCTGGAGCACCTGGGCGAGCCCGCCGCCGCGCAGCGCCTGATGCAGGCCGTGGAGCAGGTCACCGCCAACCCCGCGCTGCACACCCGGGACCTGGGCGGCAGCGCCACCACCGAGCAGGTCACGCGCGCCGTGTGTGCGCACCTGGCCGCACTGCCGCAGCGCATGGCGGCTTAG
- a CDS encoding LysR substrate-binding domain-containing protein: MTDPIQAADLGFFAALAGAGSLSAAARELGVTTPAVSKRLAQMEARLGIALVNRSTRRMGLTPEGELYLEYARRILGEIDDLAQLLGNAHSEPQGLLRVNATLGFGRSHVGAVISKFARRHPQVEVQLQLSVNPPALTDDAFDVCIRFGAPPEARVIARRIASNRRLLCAAPAYLARAGTPKTPHDLVRHACIGIRQGDEAYGVWRLTHGRGTAQHTEAVKTRGMLATNDGEIAVHWALEGHGILMRAEWDIARHLKSGRLVQVLPQYRTPDADIYAVYPQRHQMSARVRAFVDFLAAALSRGQYPTA, encoded by the coding sequence ATGACCGACCCCATCCAGGCCGCCGATCTGGGCTTTTTTGCCGCGCTGGCGGGCGCTGGCAGCCTGAGCGCAGCGGCGCGCGAGCTGGGCGTGACCACGCCGGCCGTGAGCAAGCGCCTGGCGCAGATGGAGGCGCGGCTGGGCATTGCGCTGGTCAACCGCAGCACGCGCCGCATGGGCCTGACGCCCGAGGGCGAGCTGTACCTGGAGTACGCGCGCCGCATCCTGGGCGAGATCGACGACCTGGCCCAGTTGCTGGGTAATGCGCATTCAGAGCCGCAAGGCCTGCTGCGGGTCAACGCCACGCTGGGCTTTGGCCGCAGCCACGTGGGCGCGGTGATCTCGAAGTTTGCGCGCCGCCATCCGCAGGTAGAGGTGCAGCTGCAGCTGTCGGTCAACCCGCCGGCGCTGACCGACGATGCCTTTGATGTCTGCATACGCTTTGGCGCGCCACCCGAGGCGCGCGTGATCGCCCGGCGCATTGCGTCGAACCGGCGCCTGCTATGCGCCGCACCCGCCTACCTGGCGCGCGCCGGCACGCCCAAGACGCCGCACGACCTGGTGCGGCATGCCTGCATCGGCATCCGCCAGGGCGACGAGGCCTATGGCGTCTGGCGCCTGACCCACGGCCGCGGCACTGCGCAGCACACCGAAGCCGTCAAGACACGCGGCATGCTGGCCACCAACGACGGCGAGATCGCAGTGCACTGGGCGCTCGAAGGCCACGGCATCTTGATGCGGGCTGAGTGGGACATTGCCCGCCACCTGAAAAGCGGCCGGCTGGTGCAGGTGCTGCCGCAGTACCGCACGCCGGATGCAGACATCTACGCCGTCTACCCGCAGCGTCACCAGATGTCGGCGCGGGTGCGGGCCTTTGTGGATTTTTTGGCGGCGGCGCTGTCGCGCGGTCAGTACCCCACCGCGTAG
- a CDS encoding general secretion pathway protein GspB, producing the protein MSYILDALRRADAERGRGAVPGLHTAQALPAGAAPTPPARRGALAAGAIGALAVAALAAAAWWLWLRPAPPPAVVLATRPAEAPAALPAPAPAAPPVLPAPAPAPAAEPSAPAAAKAPPPPLQQRPAATREEKRPAAVAPAAPAPAPAPAPAQPRVLALRELPDAVRQQLPALAFSGATYSANPLYRMVIVNGQVLHEGDTAAPGVVLEKIEAQQAVLRFRGYRYAVGY; encoded by the coding sequence ATGTCCTACATCCTCGACGCCCTGCGTCGCGCCGACGCCGAACGCGGGCGCGGCGCCGTGCCCGGCCTGCACACCGCGCAAGCCCTGCCGGCCGGTGCCGCCCCCACGCCCCCGGCACGCCGTGGCGCATTGGCGGCTGGCGCCATCGGCGCACTGGCCGTGGCGGCCTTGGCCGCCGCTGCCTGGTGGCTCTGGCTACGGCCCGCGCCGCCGCCCGCCGTGGTGCTGGCCACGCGCCCGGCCGAGGCGCCGGCGGCACTGCCGGCCCCGGCTCCAGCAGCGCCGCCGGTGCTGCCCGCACCGGCTCCTGCCCCGGCCGCCGAGCCCAGCGCGCCCGCCGCAGCCAAGGCGCCCCCGCCGCCGCTGCAACAGCGCCCGGCCGCCACGCGGGAAGAGAAACGGCCCGCTGCCGTCGCGCCTGCCGCCCCTGCGCCGGCCCCTGCGCCCGCCCCGGCGCAGCCACGCGTGCTGGCCCTGCGCGAGCTGCCCGACGCCGTGCGCCAGCAGCTGCCCGCGTTGGCCTTCAGCGGCGCGACTTACTCGGCCAACCCGCTCTACCGCATGGTGATCGTCAACGGCCAGGTGCTGCACGAGGGCGACACCGCCGCGCCCGGCGTGGTGCTGGAGAAGATCGAGGCGCAGCAGGCGGTGCTGCGCTTCAGGGGTTACCGCTACGCGGTGGGGTACTGA
- a CDS encoding AAA family ATPase, translated as MYASFFGLQHEPFSIAPDPRYLFMSERHREALAHFLYGLGGGGGFVLLTGEIGTGKTTVCRCFLEQMPADCNVAYIFNPKLTVAELLRSICDEFGVAHAPAVPGAETVKDCLDPLNAFLLQAHAAGRNNVLIIDEAQNLSADVLEQLRLLTNLETNERKLLQIVLIGQPELRTLLAQPALEQLAQRVIARFHLDALSADETQHYIAHRLDVAGLAGPLPFDRRALRRIHAMARGVPRRINLLCDRALLGAYAGGVRTVDDRTVERAAREVFGGTVAEGTRAPRRWALAGGGVLAAAVLAGAVGWSAGRARPPAPLPVALPAAPVAPVVPVAAPQVSPVAAEAPFDLSAVLASLPHDEGDAWRTLAKSWKVALEADAAATDLCAQALPQQGLQCFRSSRTSLGLIRQLDRPGILALVGEDGRPVQALLTGLDGQRATLSIGGVPRRVALTELARWWRGDFATLWRMPPGAEGAPSADVAARRAGEWFDTQLAAAQPALPSEATDKPAATRKARIYRFQLAHGLTPDGRTGPLTFMLLNRAAAVDEPRLHSGA; from the coding sequence ATGTACGCCTCCTTCTTCGGACTGCAGCACGAGCCGTTCTCCATCGCGCCTGACCCCCGCTACCTGTTCATGAGCGAGCGGCACCGCGAGGCGCTGGCGCATTTTCTCTATGGGCTGGGCGGCGGGGGCGGCTTTGTGCTGCTGACGGGGGAGATCGGCACCGGCAAGACCACGGTCTGCCGCTGCTTCCTGGAGCAGATGCCGGCCGACTGCAACGTGGCCTACATCTTCAACCCGAAGCTCACCGTGGCCGAGCTGCTGCGCTCGATCTGCGACGAGTTCGGCGTGGCGCATGCGCCGGCCGTGCCGGGTGCGGAGACGGTGAAAGACTGCCTTGACCCGCTCAACGCCTTCTTGCTGCAGGCGCACGCGGCCGGGCGCAACAACGTGCTGATCATCGACGAGGCGCAGAACCTCTCGGCCGACGTGCTGGAGCAGCTGCGCCTGCTCACCAACCTGGAAACCAACGAGCGCAAGCTGCTGCAGATCGTGCTGATCGGCCAGCCCGAGCTGCGCACGCTGCTGGCGCAGCCGGCGCTGGAGCAACTGGCGCAGCGGGTGATTGCGCGCTTTCACCTCGATGCGCTGTCGGCCGACGAAACGCAGCACTACATCGCCCACCGGCTGGATGTGGCCGGGCTGGCCGGGCCGCTGCCCTTTGACCGCCGTGCGCTGCGGCGCATCCATGCCATGGCGCGCGGCGTGCCGCGCCGTATCAACCTGCTGTGCGACCGGGCACTGCTGGGCGCCTATGCCGGCGGCGTGCGCACGGTGGATGACCGCACCGTGGAGCGCGCTGCGCGCGAAGTGTTTGGCGGCACGGTAGCCGAAGGCACACGCGCGCCGCGCCGCTGGGCGCTGGCCGGTGGCGGCGTGCTGGCGGCGGCTGTGCTGGCCGGGGCGGTGGGCTGGTCGGCCGGGCGCGCCAGGCCGCCCGCGCCCCTGCCCGTGGCCCTGCCGGCCGCGCCGGTGGCGCCCGTTGTGCCCGTCGCTGCGCCGCAGGTATCGCCGGTGGCTGCAGAAGCACCCTTTGACCTGAGCGCCGTGCTGGCTTCGCTGCCGCACGACGAAGGCGATGCCTGGCGCACGCTGGCCAAGTCATGGAAGGTGGCGCTGGAGGCCGACGCGGCGGCTACCGACCTTTGTGCCCAGGCCCTGCCGCAGCAAGGCCTGCAGTGCTTCCGCAGCAGCCGCACCAGCCTGGGCCTGATCCGTCAGCTCGACCGGCCCGGCATCCTGGCGCTGGTCGGCGAAGACGGTCGGCCGGTGCAGGCCCTGCTCACCGGGCTGGACGGGCAGCGCGCCACGCTCAGCATTGGCGGTGTGCCGCGCCGCGTCGCCCTGACCGAACTGGCGCGCTGGTGGCGCGGCGACTTCGCCACGCTGTGGCGCATGCCGCCCGGGGCCGAAGGCGCGCCCTCGGCCGACGTTGCCGCGCGGCGCGCCGGCGAATGGTTCGACACGCAGCTGGCGGCGGCGCAGCCGGCCTTGCCCTCAGAGGCCACCGACAAGCCGGCCGCCACGCGCAAGGCACGCATCTACCGCTTCCAGCTGGCCCACGGCCTGACGCCTGATGGCCGCACCGGCCCCTTGACCTTCATGCTGCTCAACCGCGCCGCCGCGGTCGATGAGCCGCGCCTGCACAGCGGAGCCTGA
- a CDS encoding DUF6683 family protein encodes MHATTTRLPLTGHAVWLVLLLVACAPALAQALFDGAGHALPASDYLAPALVASFSGPMGMQGLDGLQDRLPTGAPRGPNAGPGSGSSVFKRSPEVHQTVVHAMADYLAQGNTAQRERLVQSLSQDDAIGRFDGLVRPFGLNGSDLADVYTIYLVMSWELINNGDARENAAGIRALNTQVRHAFAQNTRLQTLSDAAKQHIAETMVYLAMIAVASRSTLQRSGNAAGLAELRERVRSTALKLTQVDLKGVRFDSIGFGARRTP; translated from the coding sequence ATGCATGCCACGACGACTCGCCTTCCCCTGACCGGCCACGCCGTATGGCTGGTGCTGCTGCTGGTGGCCTGCGCGCCGGCCCTGGCGCAGGCGCTGTTCGACGGTGCGGGCCATGCCTTGCCCGCGTCTGACTACTTGGCGCCGGCCCTGGTGGCATCGTTCTCGGGGCCGATGGGCATGCAGGGCCTGGATGGCCTGCAGGACCGGCTGCCCACGGGGGCGCCGCGCGGCCCCAACGCAGGCCCCGGCTCCGGCAGCAGCGTTTTCAAGCGCTCGCCGGAGGTGCACCAAACCGTCGTGCACGCCATGGCCGATTACCTGGCCCAGGGAAATACCGCCCAGCGCGAGCGCCTGGTGCAGAGCCTGTCGCAGGACGACGCCATCGGCCGCTTCGACGGCCTGGTGCGGCCCTTCGGCCTGAACGGCAGCGACCTGGCCGACGTCTACACGATCTACCTGGTGATGTCCTGGGAGCTCATCAACAACGGCGACGCACGCGAGAACGCGGCGGGCATACGCGCGCTGAACACCCAGGTGCGCCATGCCTTCGCGCAGAACACCCGGCTGCAGACCTTGTCGGACGCCGCCAAGCAGCACATCGCCGAGACCATGGTCTACCTGGCGATGATCGCCGTCGCCTCGCGCAGCACGCTGCAGCGCAGCGGCAACGCCGCCGGCCTGGCCGAGCTGCGCGAGCGGGTGCGCAGCACCGCCCTCAAGCTGACCCAGGTCGACCTGAAGGGCGTGCGCTTTGACAGCATCGGCTTTGGCGCGCGGCGCACGCCCTAG
- a CDS encoding GrpB family protein → MTERESLQRAIHEDVALLPHDPCWPALFEAERARLARLFPSQLRAIEHIGSTAIAGMPAKPVIDILAGVETMAAADALAAPLFEANYTTSPAFNATLADRRWWMRWANGHRTHHLHLVVLDSLEWQQRLRFRDALRADAALAQRYARLKAALAQQHQTDREAYTEAKSAFVRAVLAGPGATNTAHSP, encoded by the coding sequence ATGACCGAGCGCGAATCGCTGCAGCGCGCCATCCACGAGGACGTGGCCCTGCTGCCACATGACCCGTGCTGGCCCGCCCTGTTCGAGGCAGAGCGCGCACGCCTGGCGCGCCTGTTTCCGTCGCAGTTGCGCGCCATCGAGCACATAGGCAGCACCGCCATCGCGGGCATGCCGGCCAAACCCGTCATCGACATCCTGGCCGGCGTGGAGACGATGGCGGCGGCCGATGCGTTGGCCGCGCCGCTGTTCGAAGCGAACTACACCACGTCACCAGCCTTCAACGCCACGCTTGCAGACCGGCGCTGGTGGATGCGCTGGGCCAATGGCCACCGCACGCACCACCTGCACCTCGTGGTGCTGGACAGCCTGGAGTGGCAGCAGCGGCTGCGCTTCAGGGATGCGCTGCGCGCCGATGCGGCACTGGCGCAGCGCTACGCCCGGCTCAAGGCCGCACTCGCGCAGCAACACCAGACCGACCGCGAGGCCTACACAGAAGCGAAGTCGGCATTTGTGCGCGCGGTGCTGGCTGGCCCAGGCGCCACAAACACGGCCCATTCCCCATGA
- a CDS encoding GNAT family N-acetyltransferase, giving the protein MNIRPITPPELAELLALYHHLHAADDPLPAPEVVQAAWAELMAGPRHTCLGGYIDEVLMCACTLTIIPNLTRGCRPYALIENVVTHAKHRGRGHGKALLHAALARAWEAGCYKVMLLTGRKDEATLGFYEAAGFDRHGKQAFVAKPPV; this is encoded by the coding sequence ATGAACATCCGCCCCATCACCCCACCCGAACTTGCCGAGCTGCTGGCGCTCTACCACCACCTGCATGCTGCGGACGACCCGCTGCCGGCACCGGAAGTAGTGCAGGCGGCCTGGGCGGAGTTGATGGCGGGCCCGCGCCATACCTGCCTAGGCGGCTATATCGACGAGGTGTTGATGTGCGCCTGCACGCTGACCATCATCCCCAACCTCACGCGCGGCTGCCGGCCCTATGCCCTGATCGAGAACGTGGTGACGCATGCGAAGCATCGCGGCCGTGGGCATGGCAAGGCGCTGCTGCATGCGGCCCTGGCCCGCGCCTGGGAGGCGGGCTGCTACAAGGTGATGCTGCTCACCGGCCGCAAGGACGAGGCCACGCTGGGTTTCTACGAGGCGGCGGGGTTTGATCGACATGGCAAGCAAGCCTTTGTCGCCAAGCCGCCCGTTTAA
- a CDS encoding MFS transporter — MTHDQTRPALPHSLVLLLAIGAGLSAASLYYSQPMLGVLADELHATPEAIGLVPTLTQLGYALGILLLAPLGDRFDRRRIILVKAVALCAALLLGAASPSLGFLLVSSLVVGLAATLAQDLVPAAATLAPEARRGKTVGTVMTGLLLGVLLSRVASGLIAEQFGWRAVFVVAALSIALLGVALWRGLPRFVPTSQLPYGALLRSLGTLWLRYGKLRRAALAQALLSLGFSAFWSTLAVMLHGAPFHLGSAAAGAFGLAGAAGALAAPLAGRLADRKGPELVTRLGAGLATVSFLAMALGPGQLWLIVVCAVLFDLGMQATLVAHQTIVFGIEPAARSRLNAVLFTSMFIGMASGAALGSLVLARAGWQGVCLLATLTAAAALVVRLWPVRRVA, encoded by the coding sequence ATGACGCATGACCAAACCCGGCCGGCGCTGCCCCATTCATTGGTGCTGCTGCTGGCCATAGGTGCCGGCCTGTCCGCCGCCTCGCTCTACTACAGCCAGCCGATGCTGGGCGTACTGGCGGACGAGCTGCACGCCACGCCCGAGGCCATCGGCCTGGTGCCCACGCTGACCCAGCTCGGCTATGCGCTGGGCATTCTGTTGCTGGCGCCGCTGGGCGACCGCTTTGACCGGCGCCGCATCATCCTGGTCAAGGCCGTGGCGCTGTGCGCGGCGCTGCTGCTGGGCGCGGCGTCGCCCTCATTGGGCTTTTTGCTGGTGTCCAGCCTGGTCGTGGGCCTGGCGGCCACGCTGGCGCAAGACCTGGTGCCCGCTGCCGCCACGCTGGCGCCCGAGGCGCGGCGCGGCAAGACCGTGGGCACGGTGATGACCGGCCTGCTGCTGGGCGTGCTGCTGTCGCGCGTGGCAAGCGGCCTGATCGCCGAGCAGTTCGGCTGGCGCGCGGTGTTTGTCGTGGCCGCGCTCAGCATTGCGCTGCTGGGCGTGGCGCTGTGGCGCGGCCTGCCGCGCTTTGTGCCGACCTCGCAATTGCCCTATGGCGCGCTGCTGCGCTCGCTGGGCACGCTATGGCTGCGCTACGGCAAGCTGCGCCGCGCGGCGCTGGCGCAGGCCCTGCTGAGCCTGGGCTTCAGCGCCTTCTGGTCCACCCTGGCGGTGATGCTGCACGGCGCGCCCTTCCATTTGGGCAGTGCCGCGGCCGGTGCCTTTGGCCTGGCGGGCGCGGCCGGCGCATTGGCCGCGCCGCTGGCCGGCCGCCTGGCCGACCGCAAGGGCCCGGAGCTGGTCACGCGCCTGGGCGCGGGCCTGGCAACTGTGTCTTTCCTGGCCATGGCGCTGGGCCCGGGCCAGCTGTGGCTGATCGTGGTCTGCGCCGTGCTGTTCGACCTGGGCATGCAGGCCACGCTGGTGGCGCACCAGACCATCGTCTTCGGCATCGAACCTGCAGCGCGCAGTCGGCTCAACGCCGTGTTGTTCACCTCCATGTTCATCGGCATGGCCAGCGGCGCGGCCTTGGGCAGCCTGGTGCTGGCCCGCGCTGGCTGGCAGGGCGTGTGCCTGTTGGCTACGCTGACGGCTGCGGCGGCGCTGGTGGTGCGCTTGTGGCCGGTGCGGCGGGTAGCCTGA